The following is a genomic window from Akkermansiaceae bacterium.
CGCCATGTTCCTGAGCGGTTACGGAACCCGGATCACACCCGCCTACCTCGGCACCTGGGTCGCCGCACAGATGAAACTCGCAGGGATCACCACCAAAGGCTCCTGTCACTTGTTCCGCCACTCCTGCGCCACCGCCATGCACATCGGCGGAGCCGACATCCGCTATGTGCAGGAAATGCTCGGTCACGCCCGTATGGAAACCACCCAGATCTACACCCATGTGCACATCGCCGCCCTTGCCGAAGTCCATGCCCGCTGCCACCCGCACGGGCGCATGCCCGCCACTGAAATAGCGGAGGAATCCACATCCGGGCCAATTTCTGCTTCCAATCATCCCTCCATTCCGGTAAGCGTGGACAAGGAAATGTTCAATGTGTGTCCAGCAAAGCCGACGGCCCGGGTAAAGCCGGCAAGCCATCCCGGCAAAGACGCCGGTGACGGTCAGGACGGGCCATCGGCCCCAGCTTGCCCCAAACCCGAAGTCACTCCCCCACCGTCAGGAAACGGGTCCGGTTTCTTAAACGAAAGTCCGTCAGAATCGTCATCTGATGGGGAAAACCCCGGCCATCTTAATTACTACGGATACCGTTACTACGACGCAGCCGTAGGCAGGTGGTTAAGCCGTGACCCCATTGGGGAAAGGGGGGGATACAATCTTTATGGGATGGTCAAAAATGACGCGATTAACAAAATTGATATTTTAGGACTTAAAAATAACATTGGAAGTTGGAAGCGTGCGACTGCGAAAAGTGAAGGAAATAATCACTATAGTTTAAAACTTGTTGGAAAATCTTATATTGGGCGAATAGGAGGTAATTTGTATCGAAAAGGTGAACGTCCGCCGTCTAATCACTGGGCGATTTTTTGGGCCGCTTTCAAAGCAGATTCTGATTACTCAGAAGATCCTCCAAATGATGACGCATCAGGAGGAGATTTCAGATTGTATACTGAGGCATCGGTACGATGGTGTTGTGAAGGAAACAAGGTAAAGAAAGCCCGCAGGTCTTCTACAAAAAGTGATTTTGGTAAAGAATATATCGAAATTGGCTATGGTGATGGATTGACTTACACAAAAGAATTAACAGCAGA
Proteins encoded in this region:
- a CDS encoding tyrosine-type recombinase/integrase, whose amino-acid sequence is AMFLSGYGTRITPAYLGTWVAAQMKLAGITTKGSCHLFRHSCATAMHIGGADIRYVQEMLGHARMETTQIYTHVHIAALAEVHARCHPHGRMPATEIAEESTSGPISASNHPSIPVSVDKEMFNVCPAKPTARVKPASHPGKDAGDGQDGPSAPACPKPEVTPPPSGNGSGFLNESPSESSSDGENPGHLNYYGYRYYDAAVGRWLSRDPIGERGGYNLYGMVKNDAINKIDILGLKNNIGSWKRATAKSEGNNHYSLKLVGKSYIGRIGGNLYRKGERPPSNHWAIFWAAFKADSDYSEDPPNDDASGGDFRLYTEASVRWCCEGNKVKKARRSSTKSDFGKEYIEIGYGDGLTYTKELTAEGGLFDDSIYADESSIYGRVGVWGKPHWAANTFLWITEPRWQSKIWHTTEYDIRCRGGKPIVSIRLSGSEFPSHRAWANGKLIDTRVQGPFISLFELEEPPMGGFNPHVGSSFNF